The following coding sequences are from one Reyranella humidisoli window:
- a CDS encoding VOC family protein — protein sequence MFDHVSIGVADIPRARTFYDEALKPLGYARLSDGETSLGYGEKEVGLWIGKAAKPVKADMESGLHFCFVARDRKAVDAFHAAALRNGGKDNGKPGVRSDYSPTYYAAFVIDPDGYRIEAYCGK from the coding sequence ATGTTCGACCATGTTTCCATCGGCGTTGCGGACATTCCCCGCGCCCGGACGTTCTACGACGAGGCGCTCAAGCCGCTCGGCTACGCGCGCCTGAGCGACGGCGAGACCTCGTTGGGTTATGGCGAAAAGGAGGTCGGCCTGTGGATCGGCAAGGCTGCAAAGCCGGTGAAGGCCGACATGGAGTCGGGCCTGCATTTCTGTTTCGTGGCCCGGGATCGCAAGGCTGTTGATGCGTTCCATGCCGCCGCGCTCCGGAATGGCGGCAAGGACAACGGCAAGCCTGGCGTCCGCTCGGACTACAGCCCGACCTATTACGCGGCCTTCGTGATCGATCCCGACGGCTATCGGATCGAGGCCTACTGCGGGAAGTGA